The sequence CTATTACATAGTGTCAacgaataaataaattatttttaaatgatacaaataaatATGCCAAATGCCTCTCCCACTACTAGTCTTCATATCTCTCCTAATTTTTTCACACTCAACCATGGGTGAATACAAACATTTAGAAAAAATAACAAGAATAATAGAGAAACCATAAAtgagatcatatcattcttccaaaaTAACATGTACCAAGCTATCTGTGGTAACTCAGGTTGGGCAGCAGGGGCTAGAGTGAGAAGAGGCTCATGTGTCGGCCTCATCCTTGCATATGTGGCAAACATTGGTATCCAAACCTCCAGCATGGATGAAGTGGTTGCATTCTATCACAGGTTAGTCGCTGCCAAGGATAAGGAGTTTAGACGCATCattgttttgtttatgatttctagcTCCACTATAACTTATTTTATAATTGTGAATTGGTCAATTTTAAATTGTTTTACACATGATTTCTACTTATATTGTTGCTTATTTTATGATTCAATTGAATATCAAATTTCCTTTTATCAAtaagaaaatataatataaatcTAATTACTTACATCATACTACTAACATTATTTATATTAATATCTGagaaaacatttttattttttaatatttaaaaaattcataatatatatttaaaaatacatTCAAACTTATTTTAATTTGGCTTTCTTAGTGATTGATTTGTTACTTATTAGTAAAACATAATAAATAGATTAGTATATTCGACCCATCAAAATAATAGTCGAATGTTACCTCGCTAGTATTCCTCCACTAACAATAACAGTACTTTCAAGAGTTTGGAAAAGTGTGGAAAGAGCAAAGTACGAGATGTTCATGGGATTTGACTCTGTAAATGATCTCTTTCGAGGAAATGAATTCCCAACGAACGTAACTCGCTGATGGTGTGGATCCGATTTTGTCGCCTGACCACCCAAACACGCAAGAGAAAACTTAGTCCAAATAATACAATATTTTACTATAGGGCATCCCATCACCGACCATACTATTTATGTAATCTGTCATCGACTGCATCTAGGCGCGATGATGGAAAAACGCATTATCTATATGAATGGTTGAAAACTTATCGAAAACTGGAAGTCCGTTGGGGCCCCGTAGTTCACGCTGTGGAAAGTGAAATTTGTTTTTTCAGAAAACAGAGAAAAATATCATCTTGTCAGTCCTCCACTGAGTCTTTTCATTACTGGAAGTTGTATAGCATTGATCACTCACGCGGTTTCCTAGACTACGGTAGCCATTGACTCCTGCTATCACTTATTTTACTCTTGGAACTCCTAATTTTCTGCATAAAGTCAAGACTTCCCTTTTCTTTTGCCTTCAGCTTCAATTCGACGGACATGGCTTCCTCTTCCACAGCCATGCACAATCAAATTCAAACTATCAAAAGGCAAATTCTGTGAATGAAATGTCATATCTTTGAACAAATAGATGTGTTCATAAAATGTTTGTTTGTATAGCATataatttctcaaaataaaaattAGGAAGTGATAAATTTGATTTCAATGTATAGATTTTTTAAGAAATGGATAAATAGATAGGATTTGATTTTGAAGATAAAATTATTGTTCTATGAATCAATAAGTGTTTAAAAGGACATGATGATATGGACATAAATATATGAAAAATTCTAGTGTCTACAGTCACATTCATACAAAatgctattttatttatttatcttgcaACATATCTTGTTTTATTTAGTTTATTTGTGAAATTATTACAGTCCAAAGTAACTCTTTAATCTTGCTAATAATTTAAGTAGTCTTAGAAGAAATTGCGCTACTTGTACGAAATAAAAATTCAATCTTCACCACCATCCTATCCTTATTTTTCTAATTATTAACAATGAACTTCATACGCCAATTGATTAACTATTCTTATACACAATAACTTTACATTGGTTTAGAACAGCTGTTTCCCAATGCTTCTTATCTACAAGCTGCGTGTCAAATGGCAACTATTCCAGGAGTGGTAACAACTGGTGAAATGCCTCCACAATTCTTCCTTCTTCGCCCATCACTACCATAGCTTTTGTTTTCTTGACTCCAGAGATTGCATGGAAGAAAAGAAAGACTTCCATGCTCGCATCATATTTTCCGAGGGACGCACAAATGCGTACAACTTTACTCTCCTCCTCATTCTTCTCTTTTCCCTCCACATAACAGTAAAAAGCAGGGGTGTCAAACAAATCTAGAGTCTTCGATACATCTGATGGCTCCTCTACCTCCCTAATCGCAAGATCAGGAAAGTCTAGAGAGTTTACAATTGGTCTGACAAAATCGCTCACGCTACCTTGTATCGACAAACGCCTTGGACATTCCTACAAATCGTATTGCTTTTGAGTCATTAGGATGAACACTTTCATAATACGAAATATTAAAAAATTGACCTCTACTTATCACCTTTACCTTCAAAGACTGAATGCAAGGTTTCAGGGCTGATATAGTCTCGCATTCAAGCACTAGGGTTTCCAATAATTCCACTTTCACCAAACTTTGTACACCTGGTACCTTCCAGCAGGTCTTTACAAGACACAGATGCTTCAATGACTGGGAATATTGCAAACCTTCTATTTTCTCAACTTTGGGGCAATTCGTCAATATAAATTCTTTCAGCGAAGCCAAATCAGCAAAGTTTGGCAGTTCTTCTATCTGGGGACAGTTAAAGATTATCAGATTCTCAAGGCTTACGAGAGCACTAACACACCTGATGTTCTTCAGTACTTTGCAGTCGTATATTGATAGCAATTTGAGCGACACTGGCAGTCTCTCGATCTCCACTGAATGACGATTCCACCTAAGCTTGAAACTTTCAAGGTTGGGACAAGAATCATTGGAAATTGATATACTGGAGACTTGCTTGCAGTCTTCCGCCCCGGTATCAGAATCGATTTCACCACAAGGACTTACAATTACAATACTCTTTAATGAGGATAACCTTACAAGTGAAGTTTGCAAGCCTTTTAACATCATACTCTCAATTATGAGAGTGTGTAATTTGATCAGTTCACCAATGTCATTTGGTGAACCTGTTAACTTGGTACAACCCTGTAAGTCTAACTTTGTCAGCGATGCCTGATTCATTATTTGATGAGGCAAATATTCCAATTCCTCGCAATAACTTAGTTCAAAAACTTTCAGCTTCCTGATATTTTCCAGCATATCTATCTTCAATTTAAGCTTGGCACAATATGATAATTTTAAATCTTTCAGGTGGATCAGTTCCTTGAAAGAATCTGGCAAAGTCCTTAACTGTTTGCAATACTCTAGACTTAAATACTTCAAGCTTTTTAAATTGCCAAATCCAGTAGGTAGTGAGGATAGCATTTCACAGTGTGATAGATTCAGATCTTCCAGGAAGATCAGCTGACTGAAAGAATCAGGGAAACTGCTCAACTGCTTGCAATATGCCAGAATTAATTTCCGCAAACTTCTTAAATTGCCAAAACGAGAAGACAGTGAAGATAGCCCTGGGGAGTATAATTTCAAATACTCCAGGGATTTTAGGCAGCAGAACTGTTCTGGCAAACTGTTACCATGAAAGTAGAAAAAAATCTTCTTTAGATACTGAAGACGTCCTATTGACCTTGGAAGTCTTTGCAACTTTTGGTTACCCCATATAATAAGCTCTGTCAATTGCAAAGGAGGCTGCAAGCAAACactattgtatttaatgtaattcaGAAACGCATGAACAAATAGTATTTTTCGAAATAATCTCGTTCAACCAGGGAGGCAAAATACTTACATCCGCACTCTCCTCCCACAATTCTTCCAACTCATTAGCACCATGAAGCTCTAAAACACTTAAACATCTTAGTGTAAGCCATGTTGGCAGATTTCTTAATGGAAAATCTTCCCACCGAAGCCACACCAGGTCTTCTGATAATGATGCAAATTCTTCCGTGAACTCATTTCCTTTCACGGAAAGGATTTGTAATCCATTTGAGAATTTAAGGCGTTCGGACAGTCTGATTGAGTTTTGTATTAACTGATATGTGTACTCTTTGAACGCCACAAAAGCATTTGCTGGTCGTATCCCTCGAATCAGCATTCTTTTCTGAATGAAAGAAACCAGAAATACTAAGTGTTCCAATCAACTTGCTAAATGCAGAGGAAGATGGTAAGATATTCTATTGTTTTAGCGCTTTCACTTATCAATGATTTATAAgaaagttgctcaatataaaacgCAGACTTGCATTATCATGTGGGTATGCTAATATTAACCTTACCTTGGGATGGTTCTTTATGTTAGCAATCTGCAATGGAGACCAGAATCTCTCTTCCCATATCCCTAAGATGATCATGCATTTTTATCTTGGCAGACCTCACTGGAGCAAGATAATGCCTGCAGTACCTATAATCTGACTCACAAACCAGCTCCACAAGGCACTTATTCACAAGTGTTTCTAGACCATGCAGACCACTCCAATGCATCCCATCCCACACTGCTATAGCCTTGCTTTTATCTTCTCCAATGAGAAAACAAGCTACATCCAGGAACATCTCTTTTTCTTCATCACCCAACGCATCGTAGCTGACTTGTAGCTTTTGTTTGATGTCGCTAGGCAATATTCTTGAGACTTTATTTAACTGGGATTTCCAGTAATCTCTGGAATTTCTGCCATATAATTGTCCCCCCAATACCTTCAGTGACAGAGGCAAACCACCGCAAGCTTGGATGAACTTTTCAACCAGAATTTCAAATTGAGCGGGTGGAGATGGTTGCAAGAAAGCATGCCAGCAGAATAGCTGCTCGGCATGTGACCTGTTAAGTCCTGGCATTTTATAAATGCAGAACAGACCCCATGATTTAAGGAGACCCCGTTCCCGGGTCGTTACAATAACCATACTTTGAGATCCAAGATTGTCCTTTTTTGGCAACAGACAATTCATGTGGTCGATGTGATCCACGTCATCCAAAACGATGAGCACCCGAAGTGAGGTCAAACGGTTTGCAAGAATGGCTTTGCCTTCATCAACATTGTCGAATGCTAAATGATGCACACCAAGGTCGCCCAGAAGCTTTTTCTGCTTGTCAGGCAGTGCATTTCTGGATGCCGCATCTCGAACGTCCGAAACAAAACTGCATCTCTCAAACGAGGAAAAGTTCCGGTTGAATAGCTCTTTGGCTAATGTTGTTTTACCACTACCTCCCATGCCTACGATCCCCGTGATGTTCACTTTGTCCTCAGTTGTAACTGATCGGAAGCCTTGTACCAGTTCATCCAATCCAAGTGGATGTTCGGCAACCCATAAGGGAACATTTTTCATGACTTTCAATGCACAAATCACAATAGTCTTCAAAACTCTCGCCTCATCCCTACACATTTATAGACGAAAATGAGAATAAAACACACTATACTCCTTAAATACATAGGTCAACAGAAATGAACTTGAACCGATGGATGCCATGACAGATTCGACCAGGAAATGTATAAAATAATACATACTCATTATTGTTAACCTGGTAGCCGGAGTGGAATGAAATGTTGTAAAGCGCCCTTTTCCACTCATCAAGCTTTTCCTGGGTGCATCTGCCTTCCTTTCCATGCTTTACAAATAAATGAGCATATATTCCTCTCTCTTGATTGATCAATCTGATTTCTGAAGGCTTAACATGATAGAATATAGGTATGATTTTTGCACCAGTTTTGAGCATGAAAGATAGTTCAGCCAAACACCATGCAGATTGGGCATAGTTTTGAGAAAAAATTGCAATGTGAAGGGAGGCACTAGTCATTGCTGATTGTATTTCTGCCGGCATCACACCACCAGGCTCAAGTTCCTCTACACCAAGGAAAGCTCGGAATCCCATGACGTCAAGTGTGTGGTAAATTTTGCTGGCAAGTGTGTGTTTCACATCACTTCCGCGATGGTTAATAAATATCTGGCATGGCCTCGTAGATGTAGAGGCTGAGGATGCTGCAAGCTGATCAAAAGCGTTTTGGGGATCAGGTTGAGTTTGCCGGCTATCTCTGGAGGCCCACAAAAACCTGAGGAATGGAACTGCGCAGATTCGTTCGATATCGTTTTGAGTGGACCGACACCATTCTCGCAATAGTTTTATAATCTCCACTAGACAATTTGGATTTTGTCTGGGCTCTACAGATGTAGAGGTAGAATATGGTGCAGGCTGCTCATAGTCTGTCTCTAGTTCAATCTGATTATGGCTAGCTGTAGAAGTGGAAGCCATTTCAAAAGAATTAAATTCAACTGGACACAGAAGAAAAATCGAGGGTCGTTTTAGGTTTCGGGCAAATGAAGGTTTCCAAGGCAAAGAGGAATAATAAAACCGGGTCCGTCAATGGGAGTAaagaaaaatagagatggagaaGAGAGAGGAGATTCGACGTGAGGAGGGTTCGGATAAGCATAGAAAATGGTGTATGAAACCGCGTTCTTGCAACTTCTCGGAAGGAAGGTTTTTTTTATAAGTTGTGACATCCACAATTATAATATAGGCAATCTTACCAATAGTCAATAAAGGTTTAATCAAAGTTATtcttaaagaaaaaaaattgttatatCAGGTTGGTATTCAATTATCTTTTTAAACATCTTTTATAATGGTCATCAATATTAAATCAGTTTTATAGA is a genomic window of Cryptomeria japonica chromosome 7, Sugi_1.0, whole genome shotgun sequence containing:
- the LOC131064249 gene encoding disease resistance protein RPV1 isoform X1; amino-acid sequence: MIILGIWEERFWSPLQIANIKNHPKKRMLIRGIRPANAFVAFKEYTYQLIQNSIRLSERLKFSNGLQILSVKGNEFTEEFASLSEDLVWLRWEDFPLRNLPTWLTLRCLSVLELHGANELEELWEESADPPLQLTELIIWGNQKLQRLPRSIGRLQYLKKIFFYFHGNSLPEQFCCLKSLEYLKLYSPGLSSLSSRFGNLRSLRKLILAYCKQLSSFPDSFSQLIFLEDLNLSHCEMLSSLPTGFGNLKSLKYLSLEYCKQLRTLPDSFKELIHLKDLKLSYCAKLKLKIDMLENIRKLKVFELSYCEELEYLPHQIMNQASLTKLDLQGCTKLTGSPNDIGELIKLHTLIIESMMLKGLQTSLVRLSSLKSIVIVSPCGEIDSDTGAEDCKQVSSISISNDSCPNLESFKLRWNRHSVEIERLPVSLKLLSIYDCKVLKNIRCVSALVSLENLIIFNCPQIEELPNFADLASLKEFILTNCPKVEKIEGLQYSQSLKHLCLVKTCWKVPGVQSLVKVELLETLVLECETISALKPCIQSLKECPRRLSIQGSVSDFVRPIVNSLDFPDLAIREVEEPSDVSKTLDLFDTPAFYCYVEGKEKNEEESKVVRICASLGKYDASMEVFLFFHAISGVKKTKAMVVMGEEGRIVEAFHQLLPLLE
- the LOC131064249 gene encoding disease resistance protein Roq1 isoform X2 — encoded protein: MASTSTASHNQIELETDYEQPAPYSTSTSVEPRQNPNCLVEIIKLLREWCRSTQNDIERICAVPFLRFLWASRDSRQTQPDPQNAFDQLAASSASTSTRPCQIFINHRGSDVKHTLASKIYHTLDVMGFRAFLGVEELEPGGVMPAEIQSAMTSASLHIAIFSQNYAQSAWCLAELSFMLKTGAKIIPIFYHVKPSEIRLINQERGIYAHLFVKHGKEGRCTQEKLDEWKRALYNISFHSGYQVNNNEDEARVLKTIVICALKVMKNVPLWVAEHPLGLDELVQGFRSVTTEDKVNITGIVGMGGSGKTTLAKELFNRNFSSFERCSFVSDVRDAASRNALPDKQKKLLGDLGVHHLAFDNVDEGKAILANRLTSLRVLIVLDDVDHIDHMNCLLPKKDNLGSQSMVIVTTRERGLLKSWGLFCIYKMPGLNRSHAEQLFCWHAFLQPSPPAQFEILVEKFIQACGGLPLSLKVLGGQLYGRNSRDYWKSQLNKVSRILPSDIKQKLQVSYDALGDEEKEMFLDVACFLIGEDKSKAIAVWDGMHWSGLHGLETLVNKCLVELVCESDYRYCRHYLAPVRSAKIKMHDHLRDMGREILVSIADC